In Vibrio tritonius, the following are encoded in one genomic region:
- a CDS encoding LysR family transcriptional regulator, protein MHDLAAIRAFNALCEYKSLTAAARELDQPKSTLSRRLAQLEEDLGQALVARDGNRLTLTKAGEIFHSYSEQLIDIAAKSQEALQELDHQVSGELVIAVDPNLMRGWMAKVIDSFMLDHPNIRFRVHSQYNPSNSQLTPDLIVWIGLNHAEGYHCAQLGRWRYGVYASPSYLLEHGPINHPSQLNEHDWIDFISFRQGGLKLSHHEEGNYVLPSFESRLQNDHLAMQADTIKKGLGIGLLPTAFANGFIRSHPGSLINCLSGWYSDPVKINYYYPLGRPPLRLRLFIESMLKQRPENWS, encoded by the coding sequence ATGCACGACTTAGCTGCAATCCGAGCATTTAATGCGCTTTGTGAATATAAAAGCCTTACCGCTGCGGCTAGGGAATTAGACCAACCTAAATCGACCCTCAGTAGGCGTTTGGCACAACTAGAAGAGGATTTAGGTCAAGCCTTGGTGGCTCGAGATGGCAACAGACTCACGCTAACTAAGGCTGGAGAGATATTTCATTCTTACTCTGAGCAATTGATCGATATTGCAGCCAAAAGCCAAGAAGCATTACAAGAACTTGACCATCAAGTTTCAGGCGAATTAGTCATTGCTGTTGATCCTAATTTGATGCGCGGATGGATGGCAAAAGTGATCGACAGTTTTATGCTGGACCACCCCAATATACGTTTTCGCGTACATAGCCAATATAATCCTTCCAACTCTCAGTTAACTCCTGATTTGATTGTTTGGATAGGCTTAAACCACGCTGAAGGGTATCACTGCGCACAACTAGGCCGCTGGCGTTATGGTGTTTATGCTTCCCCCAGCTACTTACTAGAGCATGGTCCAATCAACCACCCCAGCCAGCTCAATGAGCATGATTGGATTGATTTTATTTCCTTTCGTCAGGGAGGATTAAAATTGAGCCATCATGAAGAAGGGAATTATGTACTTCCTTCATTTGAAAGCCGACTACAAAACGATCACTTAGCAATGCAAGCCGATACCATCAAAAAAGGTTTAGGTATTGGATTACTCCCAACCGCCTTTGCAAATGGTTTTATCCGTTCACATCCAGGAAGTCTTATTAATTGCCTTTCAGGATGGTATTCAGATCCAGTAAAAATAAATTATTACTATCCTTTGGGTCGACCGCCATTACGTCTTAGATTGTTTATCGAGTCGATGCTAAAACAAAGACCTGAAAACTGGTCATAA
- a CDS encoding SprT family zinc-dependent metalloprotease — MVSPQLTEQAHITIQLCIDLANNYFSKELPVPTLSYKLRGKTAGKAYMHLNEVRLNPVLFNENTHAFLDQVIPHEVAHLVTYHIFGRVKPHGPEWQAVMSKVFQVKPETTHQFSITSVQGKTFEYRCACQTHQLTIRRHNRIIRGQAVYRCQSCHQEIRFTGKQLT; from the coding sequence ATGGTCAGCCCACAATTAACCGAACAAGCACACATCACGATCCAACTCTGTATCGATCTAGCAAACAACTACTTCTCCAAAGAACTCCCTGTTCCAACGTTAAGCTATAAATTACGCGGGAAAACAGCAGGTAAGGCTTACATGCATCTCAATGAGGTTCGGCTCAATCCGGTACTTTTTAACGAAAATACGCATGCTTTTCTTGATCAGGTCATCCCCCATGAAGTCGCTCATTTAGTGACGTATCACATTTTTGGGCGTGTAAAACCACACGGTCCAGAATGGCAAGCCGTGATGAGTAAAGTATTTCAGGTCAAACCGGAAACCACACATCAGTTTTCCATCACCTCAGTGCAAGGTAAAACGTTTGAGTACCGCTGTGCATGCCAAACTCATCAATTAACCATTCGCCGCCACAATCGTATTATACGTGGACAAGCGGTGTATCGCTGCCAATCTTGCCACCAAGAAATTCGCTTTACTGGAAAACAATTAACCTAA
- the fbaA gene encoding class II fructose-bisphosphate aldolase: MSKVFDFVKPGVISGDDVQKVFEVAKENNFAIPAVNCVGSDSVNAVLEAAAKAKAPVIVQFSNGGAAFFAGKGLKLEGQEAQILGAIAGAKHVHTVAEYYGVPVILHTDHAAKKLLPWIDGLLDAGEKHFAETGKPLFSSHMIDLSEESLEDNIAISAKYLERMAKMNMTLEIELGCTGGEEDGVDNSDMDSSELYTSPEDVAYAYEKLNAISPRFTIAASFGNVHGVYKPGNVVLTPTILRDSQKYVSEKFNLPANSLNFVFHGGSGSSAEEIKESISYGVIKMNIDTDTQWACWNGIRQYEAENHDYLQGQIGNPTGEDAPNKKYYDPRVWLRAGQTSMVTRLEEAFANLNAIDVL, translated from the coding sequence ATGTCTAAGGTCTTCGATTTCGTAAAACCAGGTGTTATTTCTGGTGATGATGTACAGAAAGTATTTGAAGTTGCAAAAGAAAACAACTTCGCGATTCCAGCTGTGAACTGTGTAGGTTCTGACTCTGTAAACGCAGTACTAGAAGCTGCAGCGAAAGCGAAAGCTCCAGTAATCGTTCAGTTCTCTAACGGCGGTGCTGCTTTCTTCGCTGGTAAAGGTCTAAAACTGGAAGGTCAAGAAGCTCAAATTCTTGGTGCTATCGCTGGTGCAAAACACGTTCACACTGTTGCTGAATACTACGGTGTTCCAGTAATCCTTCACACTGACCACGCTGCGAAAAAACTTCTACCATGGATTGACGGTCTACTAGATGCTGGCGAAAAACACTTCGCTGAAACAGGTAAGCCTCTATTCTCTTCTCACATGATCGACTTGTCTGAAGAGTCTCTAGAAGACAACATTGCAATCTCTGCTAAATACCTAGAACGCATGGCTAAAATGAACATGACTCTAGAGATTGAACTAGGTTGTACTGGTGGTGAAGAAGACGGCGTTGATAACTCTGATATGGATTCTTCAGAGCTATACACTTCTCCTGAAGATGTTGCATACGCGTACGAAAAACTAAACGCAATTAGCCCACGTTTCACTATCGCGGCTTCTTTCGGTAACGTACACGGTGTTTACAAACCAGGTAACGTTGTACTAACTCCAACTATCCTACGTGATTCTCAAAAATACGTTTCTGAGAAATTCAATCTTCCTGCAAACTCTTTGAACTTCGTATTCCACGGTGGTTCAGGTTCTTCTGCAGAAGAGATCAAAGAATCAATCAGCTACGGTGTTATCAAAATGAACATCGATACTGACACTCAATGGGCTTGCTGGAACGGTATTCGTCAATACGAAGCTGAAAACCACGATTACCTACAAGGTCAAATCGGTAACCCAACTGGCGAAGATGCTCCAAACAAAAAATACTACGATCCACGTGTATGGCTACGTGCTGGTCAAACTTCAATGGTTACACGCCTTGAAGAAGCATTCGCTAACCTTAACGCAATCGACGTACTGTAA
- a CDS encoding phosphoglycerate kinase: MSVIKMTDLELAGKRVFIRADLNVPVKDGKVTSDARILASLPTIKHCLAAGAKVMVTSHLGRPTEGEYNEEFSLQPVVNYLNDALDCEVKLAKDYLDGLELNAGELVVLENVRFNKGEKKNEDELSKKYAALCDVFVMDAFGTAHRAQASTYGVGVFAPIACAGPLLANELEALGKAMDKPARPMVAIVGGSKVSTKLTVLESLSKIADQLVVGGGIANTFIAAAGHNVGKSLYEADLVDTAKKLMEECAIPVATDVACAKAFDENAEAEIKKVEDVQDDDMIFDLGPDSTAQLAEILKNAKTILWNGPVGVFEFKNFEAGTKGISEAIAASEGFSVAGGGDTLAAIDKFGIKADVSYISTGGGAFLEFVEGKKLPAVEMLESRAK, from the coding sequence ATGTCTGTAATCAAGATGACTGACCTGGAACTAGCAGGCAAACGCGTATTTATCCGTGCTGACCTAAACGTGCCAGTAAAAGACGGAAAAGTGACTTCTGATGCGCGTATTCTTGCATCACTGCCAACCATCAAACACTGCCTAGCAGCTGGCGCTAAAGTAATGGTGACTTCTCACCTTGGCCGCCCAACTGAAGGTGAGTACAACGAAGAATTCTCTCTACAACCTGTCGTTAACTACTTAAACGACGCACTAGATTGCGAAGTGAAACTAGCTAAAGACTACCTAGACGGTCTTGAACTAAACGCTGGTGAATTGGTTGTTCTTGAAAACGTTCGCTTCAACAAAGGCGAAAAGAAAAACGAAGACGAGCTATCTAAAAAATACGCAGCACTATGTGACGTATTCGTAATGGATGCATTCGGTACTGCTCACCGCGCTCAAGCTTCTACTTACGGCGTTGGCGTTTTCGCTCCTATCGCTTGTGCTGGTCCTCTACTAGCTAATGAACTTGAAGCTCTAGGCAAAGCAATGGACAAACCTGCACGTCCAATGGTTGCTATCGTAGGTGGTTCTAAAGTTTCTACTAAACTGACTGTTCTTGAGTCTCTATCTAAAATTGCTGACCAACTTGTTGTTGGTGGTGGTATTGCTAACACCTTTATCGCAGCAGCTGGTCACAACGTAGGTAAATCTCTATACGAAGCTGACCTAGTTGATACAGCGAAAAAACTGATGGAAGAGTGTGCGATTCCAGTAGCAACTGACGTTGCATGTGCTAAAGCATTCGACGAAAACGCAGAAGCTGAAATCAAGAAAGTTGAAGACGTTCAAGACGACGACATGATCTTCGACCTTGGTCCTGATTCAACTGCACAACTAGCTGAAATTCTTAAAAACGCAAAAACTATTCTTTGGAATGGTCCTGTTGGCGTATTTGAATTCAAAAACTTCGAAGCGGGTACTAAAGGTATCTCTGAAGCGATTGCTGCTTCTGAAGGTTTCTCTGTTGCAGGTGGTGGTGACACTTTGGCTGCTATCGATAAATTCGGTATCAAAGCTGACGTATCTTACATCTCTACTGGCGGCGGTGCTTTCCTTGAATTCGTTGAAGGCAAAAAACTTCCAGCTGTTGAAATGCTAGAGTCACGCGCAAAATAA
- the tkt gene encoding transketolase, giving the protein MSSRKHLANAIRALSMDGVQQANSGHPGAPMGMADIAEVLWRSHLNHNPKNPQWADRDRFVLSNGHGSMLIYSLLHLSGYDLSINDLKNFRQLHSKTPGHPEYGYAPGVETTTGPLGQGITNAVGMALAEKALAAQFNKEGHDIVDHFTYVFMGDGCMMEGISHEACSLAGTLGLGKLVAFWDDNGISIDGDVDGWFSDDTPKRFEAYGWHVIPAVDGHDADAINAAIEAAKAETSRPTLICCKTIIGFGSPNKAGSHDCHGAPLGADEIKAARDFLGWNYAPFEIPADIYTQWDAKEAGSAKEVAWDQKFAAYEAAYPELAAEFKRRVAGELPANWEEVSNAVIADLQANPANIASRKASQNALEAFGKVLPEFMGGSADLAPSNLTMWSGSKSLTAEDASGNYIHYGVREFGMTAIINGIALHGGFVPYGATFLMFMEYARNAMRMAALMKIQNIQVYTHDSIGLGEDGPTHQPVEQIASLRLTPNMSTWRPCDQVESAVAWKLAIERKDAPSALIFSRQNLAQQPRTAEQVADIAKGGYILKDSAGKPELILIATGSEVELAVNAAAELEKEGKAVRVVSMPSTDIFDKQDAAYREAVLPADVTARVAIEAGIADFWYKYVGFNGRIVGMTTFGESAPAGELFKQFGFTTENVVAKAKELLA; this is encoded by the coding sequence ATGTCTTCTCGCAAACATTTGGCGAACGCAATTCGTGCACTAAGTATGGACGGTGTTCAACAAGCTAATTCTGGTCACCCTGGCGCCCCGATGGGCATGGCTGATATCGCTGAAGTACTTTGGCGTAGCCACTTGAATCACAACCCGAAAAACCCACAATGGGCTGACCGCGACCGTTTCGTTCTTTCTAACGGCCATGGCTCAATGTTGATCTACTCTTTATTGCACCTATCTGGTTACGATCTTTCTATTAATGATCTGAAAAACTTCCGTCAGCTTCACTCTAAAACGCCTGGTCACCCAGAATACGGTTATGCGCCTGGCGTTGAAACGACCACTGGCCCTCTAGGTCAAGGTATCACTAACGCTGTAGGTATGGCGCTAGCTGAGAAAGCGCTTGCGGCTCAATTCAACAAAGAAGGCCACGATATCGTTGACCACTTCACTTATGTATTCATGGGTGACGGTTGTATGATGGAAGGTATTTCTCATGAAGCATGTTCATTAGCAGGCACGCTAGGCCTAGGTAAATTGGTAGCGTTTTGGGACGACAATGGCATCTCTATCGATGGTGATGTTGATGGTTGGTTCTCTGACGATACACCTAAACGCTTTGAAGCGTATGGTTGGCATGTTATCCCAGCAGTTGATGGTCACGATGCTGACGCAATTAACGCTGCGATTGAAGCTGCTAAAGCAGAAACGTCACGTCCTACTCTGATTTGTTGCAAAACCATCATTGGTTTTGGTTCACCAAACAAGGCGGGTTCTCATGATTGTCACGGTGCTCCACTGGGCGCAGATGAAATCAAAGCTGCGCGTGATTTCCTTGGCTGGAACTACGCTCCGTTTGAAATTCCGGCTGATATCTATACTCAGTGGGATGCAAAAGAAGCGGGCTCTGCGAAAGAAGTCGCTTGGGACCAAAAATTCGCGGCTTATGAAGCAGCTTATCCAGAACTTGCAGCCGAATTTAAACGCCGTGTAGCTGGCGAACTTCCTGCTAATTGGGAAGAAGTATCAAATGCTGTGATTGCGGATCTACAAGCTAACCCAGCAAATATCGCTTCTCGTAAAGCATCACAAAATGCACTAGAAGCATTCGGTAAAGTGCTTCCTGAGTTTATGGGCGGCTCTGCAGACCTTGCTCCATCAAACCTCACCATGTGGTCTGGTTCTAAATCATTGACTGCTGAAGATGCGTCAGGCAACTACATCCACTATGGTGTGCGTGAGTTCGGTATGACAGCCATCATCAATGGTATCGCTCTGCACGGTGGTTTTGTTCCTTACGGCGCGACTTTCCTAATGTTTATGGAATACGCTCGTAACGCAATGCGCATGGCTGCTTTGATGAAAATTCAAAACATCCAAGTGTACACTCACGACTCAATTGGTCTGGGTGAAGATGGCCCAACTCACCAACCGGTTGAGCAAATCGCTTCACTACGCCTAACGCCAAACATGAGCACATGGCGTCCTTGTGACCAAGTGGAATCTGCAGTGGCTTGGAAACTGGCTATTGAGCGCAAAGATGCACCATCTGCATTGATCTTCTCTCGTCAAAACCTAGCGCAACAACCACGTACTGCTGAGCAAGTGGCTGATATTGCTAAAGGTGGTTACATCCTAAAAGACAGCGCAGGCAAGCCTGAACTGATTCTGATTGCGACGGGTTCTGAAGTAGAGCTCGCCGTTAATGCTGCTGCTGAATTGGAAAAAGAAGGCAAAGCGGTACGTGTTGTCTCTATGCCATCAACTGACATCTTCGACAAACAAGACGCCGCTTACCGTGAAGCCGTTCTTCCTGCAGACGTAACAGCTCGTGTTGCTATCGAAGCAGGTATTGCTGATTTCTGGTACAAATACGTCGGCTTTAATGGTCGCATCGTTGGTATGACGACATTCGGCGAATCTGCACCAGCAGGTGAGCTATTCAAGCAATTTGGTTTCACAACTGAAAACGTTGTAGCAAAAGCAAAAGAGTTGCTTGCGTAA
- the epd gene encoding erythrose-4-phosphate dehydrogenase, which produces MVRVAINGFGRIGRNVLRAVYESGKSQNIKVVAVNELANPDAMAHLLQYDTSHGRFGKKITNDQEHLYIHHDDGNFDTVRILHLADIPMLPWRDLGVDIVLDCTGVYGCRDDGLQHIQAGAKKVLFSHPGSHDLDNTIIYGVNQDTLTSAHHIVSNGSCTTNCIVPIIKVLDENFGIDSGTITTIHSSMNDQQVIDAYHSDLRRTRAASQSIIPVDTRLHKGIERIFPKFSNRFEAISVRVPTVNVTAMDLSVTINTKVKVNDVNQTIIEASRCTLRHIVDYTEAPLVSIDFNHDPHSAIVDGTQTRVSNGHLVKMLVWCDNEWGFANRMLDTALAMQATES; this is translated from the coding sequence ATGGTAAGGGTAGCCATTAATGGATTTGGACGGATTGGTCGTAATGTTTTACGAGCAGTTTATGAAAGTGGAAAAAGCCAAAATATCAAAGTAGTCGCCGTCAATGAGTTGGCTAATCCGGATGCGATGGCTCATTTACTTCAATATGACACCAGTCATGGTCGTTTTGGTAAGAAAATTACAAATGATCAAGAACATTTGTATATTCACCATGATGATGGCAATTTCGACACGGTGCGCATCCTTCATTTAGCCGATATTCCAATGTTACCTTGGCGTGATCTCGGGGTTGATATTGTGCTCGATTGTACCGGTGTTTATGGTTGTCGAGATGACGGTTTGCAACATATCCAAGCTGGGGCGAAAAAGGTGCTCTTTTCTCACCCGGGATCTCACGATCTTGATAACACGATTATTTATGGCGTCAATCAAGATACGCTGACCTCTGCTCATCATATCGTGTCGAATGGATCCTGCACCACGAACTGTATCGTGCCGATTATCAAAGTATTAGATGAAAACTTCGGCATCGACTCTGGAACCATTACCACAATACATTCGTCAATGAATGATCAGCAGGTTATCGATGCTTATCACTCAGATTTACGCCGTACTCGGGCTGCAAGCCAGTCTATTATTCCTGTTGATACTCGCCTTCATAAAGGGATAGAGCGTATCTTCCCTAAATTTTCTAACCGTTTTGAAGCAATATCTGTCCGCGTACCGACGGTGAACGTAACAGCGATGGATTTGAGTGTCACAATTAATACAAAAGTGAAAGTTAATGACGTAAATCAAACCATCATTGAGGCATCTCGGTGTACATTACGTCACATAGTTGATTATACTGAAGCACCGCTTGTTTCCATCGATTTTAATCACGATCCCCACAGTGCGATTGTGGATGGAACTCAAACGCGAGTAAGTAATGGGCATCTGGTAAAAATGCTTGTATGGTGTGATAACGAATGGGGATTTGCTAACAGGATGCTCGATACAGCGTTAGCAATGCAGGCAACTGAGTCATAG
- the metK gene encoding methionine adenosyltransferase: protein MAKHLFTSESVSEGHPDKIADQISDAVLDAILEQDPKARVACETYVKTGMVMVGGEVTTSAWVDIEELTRQTVREIGYTGSDMGFDANTCAVLNTIGKQSPDINQGVDKADPKEQGAGDQGIMFGYATNETSVLMPAPVTYAHRLMQRQAEVRKNGTLPWLRPDAKSQVTFKYDDNKIVGIDAVVLSTQHSDSVSTADLREGVMEEIIKPILPSEWLDKDTKYFINPTGRFVIGGPMGDCGLTGRKIIVDTYGGAARHGGGAFSGKDPSKVDRSAAYAARYVAKNIVAAGLADRCEIQLSYAIGVADPTSIMVETFGTEKVSTDVIVKAVRQYFDLRPYGLQEMLNLLQPIYKQTAAYGHFGREEFPWEATDKAALLREFAGLK, encoded by the coding sequence ATGGCTAAGCACCTGTTCACTTCTGAATCCGTTTCAGAAGGCCATCCAGATAAAATTGCAGACCAAATCTCTGATGCGGTACTTGATGCAATTCTGGAACAAGATCCAAAAGCACGTGTTGCTTGCGAAACTTACGTAAAAACCGGCATGGTTATGGTTGGTGGTGAAGTAACCACTTCTGCGTGGGTTGATATCGAAGAACTGACTCGTCAAACTGTACGTGAAATTGGTTACACTGGCTCAGATATGGGCTTTGATGCTAACACTTGTGCAGTTTTAAACACTATCGGTAAACAGTCTCCAGACATCAACCAAGGTGTTGATAAAGCAGATCCTAAAGAACAGGGTGCAGGCGACCAAGGTATCATGTTCGGTTACGCAACTAACGAAACTAGCGTGCTAATGCCAGCACCAGTGACTTATGCGCACCGTCTAATGCAACGCCAAGCAGAAGTACGTAAAAATGGTACTCTTCCATGGTTGCGTCCTGATGCAAAATCTCAAGTTACCTTCAAATACGATGACAACAAAATCGTAGGTATCGATGCAGTGGTTCTTTCTACTCAACACTCAGACAGCGTATCAACTGCTGATCTACGTGAAGGCGTAATGGAAGAAATCATCAAACCTATTCTTCCATCAGAATGGCTTGATAAAGACACTAAATACTTCATCAACCCAACCGGTCGTTTCGTTATCGGTGGTCCAATGGGTGACTGTGGTCTAACTGGTCGTAAAATCATCGTAGATACTTACGGCGGTGCAGCTCGTCACGGTGGCGGCGCATTCTCTGGTAAAGATCCATCAAAAGTTGACCGTAGTGCAGCATATGCAGCACGTTACGTTGCGAAAAACATCGTAGCAGCTGGCCTTGCAGATCGTTGTGAAATCCAACTTTCTTACGCAATCGGCGTGGCAGATCCAACGTCTATCATGGTGGAAACATTTGGTACTGAAAAAGTATCAACTGACGTGATTGTTAAAGCAGTACGTCAATACTTCGACCTACGTCCGTATGGTCTACAAGAGATGTTGAACCTGCTTCAACCTATCTACAAACAAACTGCTGCATACGGCCACTTCGGTCGTGAAGAATTCCCATGGGAAGCAACCGACAAAGCTGCTCTTCTACGTGAATTCGCAGGTCTAAAATAA
- a CDS encoding TonB-dependent receptor domain-containing protein, whose amino-acid sequence MYKGTKSKVSIAISLAVIAHSPVFANESAQEADETVVVTASGFEQNITRAPATMSVITAEDIEKKSYTDITDVLKNISGVQISGGGIEQSVMIRGMSSDYTLFLIDGRPVQGNDAFGLNGLQEGAPINFLPPVSEIERVEVIRGPASSLYGSDAMGGVINIITKKVTNEWSGSVSTEYSKADSANKVNEDATQTNVSLNAPLIKDKLSLQLSGSFLNQDESHFIGGDDSEASDPEFKRRNFSSKMNWAINDDNRISFGYSRYQQERTHTPGISIAETETSKDGTVSDAEISYNKSIRDTYFIEHEGHFDGMRLKSYVNYDHSENPSRVNENTGNGITFDVLTVNSLANWFWDSNTLTLGFTYKNEKLKDGATNGLSEPVVADENAINKMERYQYSIFAENEWLPLEDWSIVLSGRLDDNEAFGRHFSPKIYSVYGINDEWVLKGGVTSGYKAPSLRQSATDFGSTSRGGVIIGNPELKPETSVNYEIGLGFDDKVESGISATLTAYITEFEDKINRTGRVCAQNAACTYNGTNYPAHQYGYTAYENVAKAEMSGIEATMDYQINQDVLLRQSYTFTKTEQKSGDYKGKPLNDVAKHMYNASLEWQANERLMLWGQGNYRSKTTGSWTTGSSSSSNNGIAVPSYTFVDIGLVYSPKKDLKLKAGVYNLFNKEVNPDENENYSYILDGRKYNIALTYAF is encoded by the coding sequence ATGTACAAGGGAACGAAATCTAAGGTTTCTATTGCGATATCTTTAGCTGTAATAGCGCATTCACCTGTGTTTGCTAATGAGTCAGCTCAAGAAGCTGATGAAACGGTCGTGGTCACCGCGTCTGGTTTTGAACAAAATATAACTAGAGCTCCAGCCACCATGTCGGTAATCACAGCAGAAGATATCGAGAAAAAATCATACACAGACATCACTGATGTATTAAAAAATATCTCTGGAGTGCAAATCTCTGGTGGTGGTATCGAACAGTCGGTCATGATCCGTGGTATGTCATCTGATTACACTCTATTTCTTATTGATGGACGCCCTGTTCAAGGTAATGATGCATTTGGCTTGAATGGTCTGCAAGAAGGCGCTCCGATAAACTTTTTGCCTCCGGTTTCAGAAATTGAGCGAGTAGAAGTCATTCGTGGTCCAGCATCATCCTTATATGGGTCTGATGCGATGGGCGGTGTAATCAACATTATTACCAAAAAAGTCACCAATGAATGGAGCGGCAGCGTTTCAACTGAATACAGTAAAGCGGATAGCGCGAACAAGGTGAATGAAGATGCAACGCAAACCAACGTATCTTTGAATGCTCCTTTAATCAAAGACAAGCTTTCTCTACAACTCAGTGGTTCTTTCCTAAATCAAGACGAGAGTCATTTTATTGGTGGAGACGATTCAGAAGCTTCTGATCCTGAGTTTAAACGACGCAATTTCAGCTCGAAAATGAATTGGGCAATCAATGATGATAACCGCATTTCATTTGGTTACAGTCGTTATCAACAAGAGCGAACTCATACTCCAGGTATCAGTATTGCTGAAACCGAAACAAGTAAAGATGGAACGGTGAGCGATGCTGAGATCAGCTATAACAAATCGATTCGTGATACCTATTTTATCGAACACGAAGGCCATTTTGATGGCATGCGCCTTAAATCTTATGTGAATTATGACCATTCAGAAAACCCATCTCGAGTGAATGAAAATACAGGCAATGGGATCACCTTTGATGTACTGACAGTGAATTCACTGGCCAATTGGTTTTGGGATTCAAACACCCTGACCTTAGGGTTTACCTACAAAAATGAAAAGTTAAAAGATGGCGCAACAAATGGGTTATCAGAACCAGTTGTAGCCGATGAAAACGCGATAAATAAAATGGAGCGTTATCAATATTCAATATTTGCTGAAAACGAATGGTTACCTCTCGAAGATTGGTCAATTGTGTTAAGTGGACGCTTGGATGATAACGAAGCATTTGGTCGTCATTTTAGTCCGAAAATTTATAGCGTATATGGAATCAATGACGAATGGGTTCTTAAAGGTGGTGTCACATCGGGTTATAAAGCACCTAGTTTACGTCAGAGCGCAACTGACTTTGGTTCGACATCTCGTGGTGGTGTTATTATTGGTAACCCAGAATTAAAGCCTGAAACGAGTGTTAACTATGAAATCGGTCTTGGATTCGATGATAAGGTCGAATCGGGCATATCTGCTACATTAACGGCTTATATCACCGAGTTTGAAGATAAAATTAATCGAACCGGTCGAGTCTGTGCGCAAAATGCAGCATGTACCTACAATGGCACTAACTACCCAGCTCACCAATATGGATATACCGCTTATGAAAATGTTGCCAAAGCGGAAATGTCAGGTATTGAAGCGACAATGGATTACCAGATCAATCAAGATGTGTTATTACGTCAATCGTATACTTTCACCAAAACAGAACAAAAGAGCGGTGATTATAAAGGCAAGCCTTTAAATGATGTGGCTAAGCATATGTACAATGCCTCTCTTGAATGGCAAGCGAACGAACGTTTAATGCTTTGGGGACAAGGTAATTACCGTAGTAAGACAACGGGTTCTTGGACAACAGGCTCAAGTAGCAGCAGTAATAATGGTATTGCAGTACCAAGCTACACTTTTGTCGATATTGGTTTAGTGTATTCACCGAAGAAAGACCTGAAATTAAAAGCGGGTGTTTATAACCTGTTTAATAAAGAAGTCAATCCTGATGAAAATGAAAACTATTCATACATCTTAGATGGTCGAAAATACAACATAGCATTAACCTACGCATTCTAA
- a CDS encoding endonuclease — protein sequence MKYTSTLLLTSLVIFPQAALADAPKTFYQAKKAATTIYQAHPVTFYCGCQIDWHGKKGIPELASCGYQVRKQKVRANRIEWEHVMPAWQFGHLRQCWQKGGRKNCERNDSVFKQIESDLHNLTPAIGEVNGDRSNFSFSQWRGVDGVTYGQCSMQVNFKGRRAMPPENARGAIARTYLYMSERYHLRLSNAQTQLMRAWDNTYPVSQWECERDQKIAAIQGNHNTFVTHRCQKQP from the coding sequence ATGAAATACACATCAACTCTGCTGCTTACCTCTCTGGTTATTTTCCCACAAGCAGCCCTAGCCGATGCGCCCAAAACCTTCTACCAAGCAAAGAAAGCGGCGACCACCATTTATCAAGCTCATCCTGTCACCTTTTACTGTGGTTGCCAAATTGATTGGCATGGTAAAAAAGGCATTCCCGAACTCGCCTCATGCGGCTACCAAGTCCGTAAACAAAAAGTGCGAGCAAACCGAATTGAATGGGAACATGTCATGCCTGCTTGGCAATTTGGTCACCTGCGTCAATGTTGGCAAAAAGGCGGTAGAAAAAACTGCGAACGCAATGATAGTGTGTTCAAACAAATAGAATCCGACCTACACAACCTTACTCCCGCAATAGGTGAAGTAAACGGAGACCGTTCCAACTTTAGCTTTAGCCAATGGCGAGGAGTGGATGGCGTGACCTATGGTCAATGCAGCATGCAAGTTAATTTTAAAGGCCGTAGAGCGATGCCGCCGGAAAATGCCCGTGGTGCAATTGCGAGAACCTACTTATACATGAGTGAACGCTATCACTTACGCCTATCCAACGCACAAACGCAACTAATGCGAGCTTGGGATAACACCTATCCTGTTAGCCAATGGGAATGCGAGCGCGACCAGAAAATTGCCGCCATTCAGGGGAATCACAATACCTTTGTTACTCATCGGTGCCAAAAACAGCCATGA